The proteins below are encoded in one region of Oreochromis niloticus isolate F11D_XX linkage group LG6, O_niloticus_UMD_NMBU, whole genome shotgun sequence:
- the LOC106098442 gene encoding sialidase-3-like, translated as MGCGHSATAQLQKQTVFESKEAAQCVYRIPALLYEKESKTLLAFAEQRKTSDDASGEKLVMRTGKMKEESSEKRVEWLELKEVEKALIKGYRSMNPCPVYDTVNKKLFLFFICVEDGITESDQIENCDNRTRLCYITSNNLGKAWSDVTDLTDELSEIKNWSTFAVGPGHGIQTESGRLIIPVYAYCSSTCLLHCCCKPVACSFSCCCKSYALSLYSDDPDKSWKFGQMLQSESCECQMAEVYEDNGSSFIYCNARSFCCSRVEAISVNKGFTFSTFRCTKLTETKCCSGCQGSVVSFPSQEQIGTAQSDPNQNNWLLFTHPTSKSHRIDLGVYVNKSPRDPKAWSNPCIINEGPSGYSDLAYIDDGWFACLFECGQQEIHEQIASVVFSYEDITKK; from the exons ATGGGCTGTGGACATTCAGCAACAGCTCAGCTACAGAAACAAACTGTCTTTGAATCTAAAGAAGCTGCTCAATGCGTTTACAGGATTCCTGCTCTTCTGTATGAGAAAGAAAGTAAAACTTTACTTGCCTTTGCAGAGCAGAGGAAGACTTCAGATGATGCCAGTGGAGAAAAGCTGGTTATGAGAACAGGAAAGATGAAAGAGGAATCCTCTGAGAAGAGAGTTGAG TGGTTAGAGCTCAAAGAGGTGGAAAAGGCACTTATTAAAGGATACCGTTCAATGAACCCCTGCCCGGTGTATGACACGGTCAACAAAAaacttttcctgtttttcatctgtgttgAAGACGGTATCACTGAGAGTGACCAAATAGAAAACTGTGACAACAGGACCCGTCTCTGCTACATCACAAGTAACAATCTTGGAAAAGCCTGGAGCGATGTGACCGATTTGACGGACGAACTGAGTGAAATAAAAAACTGGTCCACATTTGCTGTTGGGCCAGGCCATGGGATTCAAACAGAGAGTGGTAGACTGATTATCCCAGTTTATGCTTATTGCAGTAGTACTTGCCTCTTGCATTGCTGTTGTAAACCAGTTGCATGTTCGTTCAGTTGCTGTTGTAAATCATATGCACTCTCGCTGTATAGTGATGATCCTGATAAAAGTTGGAAATTTGGTCAAATGTTGCAATCAGAATCATGCGAATGTCAAATGGCAGAGGTCTATGAAGACAACGGCTCCAGTTTCATTTATTGCAATGCTCGAAGTTTTTGCTGCTCTCGAGTAGAAGCTATCAGTGTGAATAAAGGTTTTACCTTCAGCACATTTAGATGCACTAAGCTTACAGAAACAAAGTGCTGCTCAGGATGTCAGGGAAGTGTGGTCTCCTTTCCATCTCAAGAACAAATTGGAACTGCACAAAGTGATCCAAACCAAAACAATTGGCTGCTGTTCACGCACCCAACCAGTAAATCGCACAGGATTGATCTCGGTGTGTATGTGAACAAATCCCCACGTGATCCAAAGGCATGGAGCAACCCCTGCATCATTAATGAGGGACCCAGTGGTTACTCAGACCTGGCTTACATTGATGATGGCTGGTTTGCATGTCTGTTTGAGTGTGGGCAGCAGGAAATACATGAGCAGATAGCCTCTGTTGTCTTTAGCTATGAGGACATCACCAAGAAATAA